The genomic window GTTGGACCTCACTGGGGTTGGCCTTGCTGGAAGCCATGCACCTTGGCATGCCGGTCCTGGCCCTGGCCACCACCGAGGCGGGCCGAGCCGTCCCGCATGGTGCAGGCCTGGTCTCCAACGACGTCGACGATCTCCAAAAGTTCGCCCGTCGGCTGCTGGACGATCCGGACGACGCCTATGCCATGGGCATGATCGCCCGTGAGGCAGCGCTGCAGCGCTATGGCCTGAACAAATTCCTTCGGGCCTGGGACGAACTCCTGGCCGAACTCCCCAAGGGCACGCGCCCGGGAAGCCTTCCGCAATCCGGAACAGCTTTCGCCGGTCATGAAGCCAACGCCCGCCATGAAGCCAACGCCACCCATGACACAGAGAGGACGCACCCATGAAAATCTCCATGGTCTCCGAACACGCCAGTCCGCTGGCTGCCTTGGGAGGCGTTGATGCCGGAGGGCAAAACGTCCATGTGGCGGCGCTTTCATCCGCCTTGGCAGATCGCGGCCATCAAGTCACTGTGTACACACGGCGTGATGACCCCGAGCTACCAGAGCGGGTGGAGGTGGGGCCGGGCCTCACAGTTGTCCACGTGGATGCCGGTCCCGCGCGCCGTATCCCCAAGGACGAACTGCTGCCCTACATGGGAGAGCTGGCCGACGGGATCTGCGCCGACTGGGCCGGCGACCTGCCGGACGTGCTCCACGCGCACTTTTGGATGTCCGGCCTCGCCGCCATCCAGGCATCGCGTCGCGCAGGGGCCGCCGATCCCGTTCCCGTAGTGCAGACGTTCCACGCCCTGGGCTCGGTAAAGCGCCGGCACCAAGGCGCTGCCGATACCAGCCCGCCGGCCAGGGAGTGGCTGGAACCGTGGGTAGGACGCACCGCCGACTGGGTCATTGCCACCTGCCCGGACGAGGTCTTCGAACTCAAGGCCCTGGGCATCAGCAGGTCCAAAATCTCCACTGCCCCCTGCGGCGTGGACCTTACGCTGTTCCCCGGAACGTCCGACGCCGAACCCAAGTCCCGCACGCACCGCATCCTGAGCGTGGGACGCCTCGTGCAACGCAAAGGCGTGGACCTCATCATCCAGGCCCTGCCGCTCCTGGCAGAGGCGGGCTTCAACGACGTCGAGCTCCTCATCGTCGGAGGTTCCGGCGATGCCCTGAACCTCGAGGAAGATCCTGAAGCGCAGCGCCTGCGGGCCATGACAAAGGAACTCGGAGTGGAGGACAAGGTGACCATGCGCGGGCAAGTTCCCCGGGATGCCATGCCGGCCATCTTCCGCAGTGCCGACGCCGTGGTCTGCACACCCTGGTACGAGCCGTTTGGCATCGTGCCCCTTGAAGCCATGGCGTGCGGCGTTCCGGTGGTGGCAGCTGCCGTGGGCGGCCTGCGGGAAACCGTGGTGGACCAGAAGACCGGGCTGCACGTCCCTCCTCGTGATCCTGAAGCGCTGGCCGAAGCGCTCGGAAAGCTGCTGGGGGATCCGGATCTGCGTGCGGACATGGGCCGCGCCGGTGCACGCCGGGCACGCTCGCGCTACTCCTGGGAACGGATTGCAGCGGATACCGAGAAAGCCTACCGATCCGTCCTGGCCGCGGGATTGACCCGGCAGGCCGGAGAAGGCTTGGAACCACTGGAAGGAACGGCACTGTGAACACCAAAGGCTCCGTGACCACCAAGACCAGCCGCCCCTCCACCGCTGACGGCACCCTATCCACCGGGCACAGCGCAGCTCCCAGCGGGCACGGCGCAGCTCCCACCGGGCGCAGCATCCCGGACACGGTACCGGCACGGTGGACGCCCGATCTCACTGACTCCAACCACATCGCCGAAGTCACCAAGCACCTGGACAATGTCCTGCCCGCCCTGGACTCCCTGCGCTCGCAGTCCGGCCTTTTGTCCCAGTGGGGAACTGTCCTGGCCCAGCGGTTGCTGTCCGGCCAACGCCTGCTGGCGGCGGGCAACGGCGGCTCGGCGGCTGAGGCGCAGCACCTGACGGCCGAGCTCGTGGGC from Arthrobacter sp. StoSoilB20 includes these protein-coding regions:
- a CDS encoding glycosyltransferase yields the protein MKISMVSEHASPLAALGGVDAGGQNVHVAALSSALADRGHQVTVYTRRDDPELPERVEVGPGLTVVHVDAGPARRIPKDELLPYMGELADGICADWAGDLPDVLHAHFWMSGLAAIQASRRAGAADPVPVVQTFHALGSVKRRHQGAADTSPPAREWLEPWVGRTADWVIATCPDEVFELKALGISRSKISTAPCGVDLTLFPGTSDAEPKSRTHRILSVGRLVQRKGVDLIIQALPLLAEAGFNDVELLIVGGSGDALNLEEDPEAQRLRAMTKELGVEDKVTMRGQVPRDAMPAIFRSADAVVCTPWYEPFGIVPLEAMACGVPVVAAAVGGLRETVVDQKTGLHVPPRDPEALAEALGKLLGDPDLRADMGRAGARRARSRYSWERIAADTEKAYRSVLAAGLTRQAGEGLEPLEGTAL